A window of Diospyros lotus cultivar Yz01 chromosome 14, ASM1463336v1, whole genome shotgun sequence contains these coding sequences:
- the LOC127791060 gene encoding uncharacterized protein LOC127791060 isoform X2 encodes MLGGQRPPSNSLEFLELERSPSKIIKHDSLSVYEQAIMVDANFSSASHSLSEEATMAVDLDCTSTGISSSASNCQATSISEEPQRRTIPYLFARYMSSQSVLSSPDEALVTQNSFTSASGSPSYSSHKGFVKKKVINKNNWQVKMHITNPT; translated from the exons aTGCTGGGAGGGCAGAGGCCTCCGTCGAATTCGCTTGAATTTTTGGAACTGGAAAGGTCGCCTTCCAAGATCATCAAGCATGATTCTCTCTCAGTCTACG AGCAGGCGATTATGGTAGATGCCAATTTCAGTTCTGCAAGTCATTCACTGTCCGAGGAAGCAACAATGGCAGTAGACTTAGACTGTACTTCCACCGGCATCTCATCAAGTGCAAGTAATTGTCAGGCTACGAGCATCTCAGAAGAGCCGCAAAGAAGAACGATTCCTTATCTATTTGCCAGATATATGAGTTCTCAAAGTGTTCTAAGCTCACCAGATGAGGCGCTGGTAACTCAGAATAGTTTTACTTCTGCAAGTGGCTCTCCGAGTTACTCGAGTCATAAGggttttgttaaaaaaaaggttataaataaaaataattggcAAGTTAAAATGCATATAACCAATCCCACATAg
- the LOC127791060 gene encoding uncharacterized protein LOC127791060 isoform X1 gives MLGGQRPPSNSLEFLELERSPSKIIKHDSLSVYEATHEKLRQGSHHCLSSFSEQAIMVDANFSSASHSLSEEATMAVDLDCTSTGISSSASNCQATSISEEPQRRTIPYLFARYMSSQSVLSSPDEALVTQNSFTSASGSPSYSSHKGFVKKKVINKNNWQVKMHITNPT, from the exons aTGCTGGGAGGGCAGAGGCCTCCGTCGAATTCGCTTGAATTTTTGGAACTGGAAAGGTCGCCTTCCAAGATCATCAAGCATGATTCTCTCTCAGTCTACG AGGCTACACATGAGAAGCTTAGACAAGGTTCACACCATTGTTTATCCTCATTCTCAGAGCAGGCGATTATGGTAGATGCCAATTTCAGTTCTGCAAGTCATTCACTGTCCGAGGAAGCAACAATGGCAGTAGACTTAGACTGTACTTCCACCGGCATCTCATCAAGTGCAAGTAATTGTCAGGCTACGAGCATCTCAGAAGAGCCGCAAAGAAGAACGATTCCTTATCTATTTGCCAGATATATGAGTTCTCAAAGTGTTCTAAGCTCACCAGATGAGGCGCTGGTAACTCAGAATAGTTTTACTTCTGCAAGTGGCTCTCCGAGTTACTCGAGTCATAAGggttttgttaaaaaaaaggttataaataaaaataattggcAAGTTAAAATGCATATAACCAATCCCACATAg